In a genomic window of Myxococcus fulvus:
- a CDS encoding lantibiotic dehydratase → MSGRWTLGEVFVLRHAGFPFDWLESLGFSTALVDEANRWLADEQALLDALSAEGSPVKAPVLRALLENDTAPRWAPAGSERFAVLSRLRAGYKSLQERHAQERSELRSKLRERAAEPSIQEAVFLSSPAMFDNVWARYLRGGERKDTSDGRRVERQVYTYLQRFCAKNETTSFFGPISYGERTDKDGFDVRTVASGDTSRRTFFSFWAVTELARAVGRERTLRPHLPLRLNPLFTVSRGRASCEVLKLEVPLSESAERLLSVLREHPTPAAAAKVLGIAVEDAERAALPLVKGALLLWGLPFRPNDFATFESVRDAVAALPELEARSRWLERLDTLSRLKAEFQTADLTRRKVLLLELEARFTEATGKPARRGDGQVYADRLIVYEEASSPFRLRFGRRFTEELESALSGPLELSAAYGERVQQGFREQVREALGTDERPVDLLDYAVRLRPDQVTGSRFSPVPPVLLDESPERARTLPVDFLGTSTPGGRYALPDVCLAAKGDGAGFEVMLARVHHHLLLRSWLSAFFPSKERYAAVASRWLESDPSARGLVGLSIRRRNKGFYVFPGRRLVYSVSDVLDVEDGALTPSDVKVLPTSQGPVLVDGKGERLHLYLPLDDFSSYPPFAALAHPQVLHAPLRTRGQHLPRLSIGGAVYQRERWELSSEHLARPSGFELFLAVQRERHVRGWPRFVFMRSTKERKPYLIDTASPFALDLLSHLAREAERLSVEEMYPAPEQLWLRDERGRYTCELRMQFTRWSEGASPL, encoded by the coding sequence ATGAGCGGACGCTGGACCTTGGGCGAGGTGTTCGTGCTCCGTCATGCCGGCTTCCCCTTCGACTGGCTGGAGTCGCTTGGGTTCTCCACCGCGCTGGTGGACGAAGCGAACCGATGGCTCGCGGACGAGCAGGCACTCCTGGATGCGCTGAGCGCGGAAGGCAGCCCCGTCAAAGCCCCCGTCCTCCGGGCGTTGCTCGAGAACGACACGGCGCCGCGTTGGGCGCCCGCGGGCTCGGAGCGCTTCGCCGTGCTGTCGCGCCTGCGCGCCGGGTACAAGTCCCTCCAGGAGCGCCATGCCCAGGAGCGCTCGGAGCTGCGCTCGAAGCTGCGCGAACGCGCGGCGGAGCCCTCCATCCAGGAGGCGGTGTTCCTCTCCAGCCCCGCGATGTTCGACAACGTCTGGGCTCGCTACCTGCGCGGCGGTGAGCGCAAGGACACGTCCGACGGACGTCGGGTGGAGCGACAGGTCTACACGTACCTCCAACGCTTCTGCGCCAAGAACGAGACCACGAGCTTCTTCGGTCCCATCTCCTACGGTGAGCGCACGGACAAAGACGGCTTCGACGTGCGCACCGTCGCCAGCGGCGACACGAGCCGACGAACGTTCTTCTCCTTCTGGGCGGTGACGGAGCTGGCGCGCGCGGTGGGCCGTGAGCGCACGCTGCGGCCCCATCTCCCGCTGCGCCTCAACCCGCTCTTCACGGTGTCCCGCGGCCGTGCCTCCTGCGAGGTGTTGAAGCTGGAGGTGCCGCTGTCCGAGAGCGCCGAGCGCCTGCTGTCCGTGCTCCGCGAGCATCCCACGCCCGCCGCCGCCGCGAAGGTGCTGGGCATCGCGGTGGAGGACGCCGAGCGCGCCGCGTTGCCCCTGGTGAAGGGCGCGCTGCTGCTCTGGGGACTGCCGTTCCGACCCAACGACTTCGCGACCTTCGAGAGCGTGCGGGACGCCGTCGCCGCGCTGCCCGAGCTGGAGGCGCGCTCGCGTTGGTTGGAGCGCCTGGACACGCTGTCGCGACTGAAGGCCGAGTTCCAGACCGCGGACCTGACCCGCCGCAAGGTGCTGCTCCTCGAACTGGAGGCGCGCTTCACGGAGGCCACCGGCAAGCCCGCGCGGCGCGGCGACGGGCAGGTGTACGCGGACCGGCTCATCGTCTACGAGGAGGCCAGCTCACCATTCCGTCTGCGCTTCGGCCGGCGCTTCACCGAGGAGCTCGAATCCGCGCTGAGCGGTCCGCTCGAACTCTCCGCCGCCTATGGCGAGCGCGTCCAGCAGGGCTTCCGCGAGCAGGTGCGCGAGGCGCTCGGCACGGACGAGCGTCCGGTGGACCTGCTCGACTACGCCGTGCGACTGCGTCCGGACCAGGTGACGGGCAGCCGCTTCTCGCCGGTGCCCCCGGTGTTGTTGGACGAGTCACCCGAGCGCGCGCGCACGTTGCCCGTGGACTTCCTCGGAACGTCCACGCCGGGAGGCCGCTACGCGCTGCCGGATGTCTGCCTCGCCGCGAAGGGTGACGGCGCGGGCTTCGAGGTGATGCTCGCGCGAGTGCATCACCACCTGCTCCTGCGAAGCTGGCTGAGCGCGTTCTTCCCGTCGAAGGAGCGCTATGCGGCGGTGGCCTCGCGCTGGTTGGAGTCGGACCCGTCCGCGCGCGGACTCGTGGGCCTGTCCATCCGCCGTCGCAACAAGGGCTTCTATGTCTTCCCGGGCAGGCGGCTCGTCTATTCGGTGTCGGACGTGCTGGACGTCGAGGACGGCGCGCTGACGCCGAGCGACGTGAAGGTCCTGCCCACCTCCCAGGGCCCGGTGCTCGTGGACGGGAAGGGCGAGCGGCTGCACCTGTACCTGCCGCTGGACGACTTCTCCTCGTACCCGCCCTTCGCCGCGCTGGCGCATCCCCAGGTGCTCCATGCACCGCTGCGCACGCGGGGACAACACCTGCCTCGGCTGAGCATCGGCGGCGCGGTGTACCAGCGCGAGCGCTGGGAGTTGTCCTCCGAGCACCTCGCGCGTCCCTCGGGCTTCGAGCTGTTCCTCGCCGTGCAGCGTGAGCGACACGTGCGCGGCTGGCCTCGCTTCGTGTTCATGCGCAGCACGAAGGAGCGCAAGCCCTACCTCATCGACACCGCGAGTCCGTTCGCGTTGGACCTGCTCTCTCACCTGGCCCGCGAGGCCGAGCGGCTCTCCGTGGAGGAGATGTACCCGGCTCCCGAGCAGCTCTGGCTCCGGGACGAGCGGGGCCGCTACACCTGTGAGCTGCGCATGCAGTTCAC
- a CDS encoding TonB-dependent receptor plug domain-containing protein, whose product MHSIVCGDPLPGAVRAHVKRRGLRAFFTVSAVLCALAVAHPTVAQAQETNAASESQPKVKRKKRVANGTKPAATTTKTPATKPPRATAKKPPKTRKPPRGTEAPPADAEIPVLGGGLEDEPTPATESVTAEPPVPVAPAPTVESHPPAPLPTAPVASPGAQPGPSISDPLTSSPASTPGHGAVLPATKTPPPAPVATDNVPISAPFAEPTMDRAMPPPSGLAGLDPLGGADPLEESVNRVLSEAVVTTAGKRNQRIADVPLTVSWIPAEELEGTGQFTLCEAIQYFPGMECRRGSMRKAAVSARGLGSNYLSNRLLLLKDGRPLTDPWTGQFYADETTPLVNLKQVEVIRGPGSSLYGSNAFSGVINIIERQPGDLIAPGRNVGAEARVLAGQDQTWRLHGNVAGRGGPVEALLGYYGFGSDGAQLFNDPATGVVDRNQDSMVHQVNGKVRVGPLALDADFTDATIGRPGGSHTQISTVGNCGRCHYTPNDEESVQNLNASAQVDQQVTDSLRLFGQVYGFFKRRDVVLENAFGGDPTRALGKRRRLGGEARALYSAGPVSVTFGGDVKFDQVNVPNVLPELTMDDTKQTIIGGFVDAEYRPLERVVVSAGARYDRYQIPERVWRERTDQISPRASIVFHAVPELLTLRTNYGRAFRAPTLAELAINQQMYASTLVGNAGLRAETLDTFEASVDFWPFDRRVRLTGTGFYNVAKNFINQQLVFGSVSQFRNMGDARIAGAELEAAAQIPSINSSFDVAYQFLDAKNVPFDGGARTPLDYAPTHRIYARGRTNIGKVAFVELYALFVGSRFDPGFQVDETTGLPSSRVELPSYLTASARVGFNVYDGISVSFLGSNLFNAAYEESHGFPVAPQSFFSEVKVRY is encoded by the coding sequence ATGCACTCGATTGTGTGTGGTGATCCGCTGCCAGGCGCGGTGCGTGCTCACGTGAAGCGCCGGGGCCTTCGAGCCTTCTTCACGGTGTCGGCCGTGCTCTGCGCGCTGGCCGTGGCCCACCCGACGGTGGCCCAGGCGCAAGAGACCAACGCGGCCTCCGAGTCGCAGCCCAAGGTGAAGCGCAAGAAGCGCGTGGCGAACGGGACGAAGCCCGCCGCCACGACGACGAAGACGCCCGCCACCAAGCCTCCGCGCGCGACGGCGAAGAAGCCGCCCAAGACGCGCAAGCCTCCTCGCGGCACGGAAGCTCCTCCCGCCGACGCGGAGATCCCCGTGCTGGGCGGTGGCCTGGAGGACGAGCCCACCCCGGCGACGGAGTCCGTGACGGCCGAGCCCCCCGTGCCCGTCGCCCCGGCGCCCACGGTGGAGTCGCATCCCCCCGCGCCGCTGCCCACGGCTCCCGTGGCGAGCCCGGGCGCGCAGCCCGGTCCCAGCATTTCGGATCCGCTCACCTCGTCGCCCGCCTCCACGCCGGGCCACGGCGCGGTGCTGCCCGCGACGAAGACCCCGCCTCCCGCGCCCGTCGCCACCGACAACGTCCCCATCAGCGCGCCCTTCGCCGAGCCCACCATGGACCGGGCCATGCCGCCCCCGTCGGGCCTGGCGGGATTGGATCCACTGGGCGGCGCGGACCCGCTGGAGGAGTCCGTCAACCGCGTGCTCAGCGAGGCGGTGGTGACCACGGCCGGCAAGCGCAACCAGCGCATCGCGGACGTGCCGCTGACGGTGTCGTGGATTCCGGCCGAGGAGCTCGAGGGCACCGGCCAGTTCACGCTGTGCGAGGCCATCCAGTACTTCCCCGGCATGGAGTGCCGCCGGGGCTCCATGCGCAAGGCGGCGGTGAGCGCGCGTGGCCTGGGCTCCAACTACCTGTCCAACCGCCTGCTGCTCCTGAAGGACGGCCGCCCGCTGACGGACCCGTGGACGGGCCAGTTCTACGCGGACGAGACGACGCCCCTGGTCAACTTGAAGCAGGTGGAGGTCATCCGGGGCCCGGGCTCCTCGCTGTACGGCTCCAACGCCTTCAGCGGCGTCATCAACATCATCGAGCGGCAGCCCGGGGACCTCATCGCCCCGGGGCGCAACGTGGGCGCCGAGGCGCGCGTGCTCGCCGGCCAGGACCAGACGTGGCGGCTGCACGGCAACGTGGCAGGCCGCGGTGGCCCGGTGGAGGCGCTGCTCGGCTACTACGGCTTCGGCTCGGACGGAGCCCAGCTCTTCAATGACCCCGCGACGGGGGTGGTGGACCGCAACCAGGACTCGATGGTGCACCAGGTCAACGGCAAGGTGCGCGTGGGCCCGCTGGCGCTGGACGCGGACTTCACCGACGCGACCATCGGCCGCCCGGGTGGCTCGCACACCCAGATTTCGACGGTGGGCAACTGCGGCCGCTGCCACTACACGCCGAACGACGAGGAGTCCGTCCAGAACCTCAACGCCTCCGCCCAGGTGGACCAGCAGGTGACGGACAGCCTGCGCCTGTTCGGTCAGGTGTACGGCTTCTTCAAGCGCCGCGACGTGGTGCTGGAGAACGCCTTCGGTGGCGACCCCACGCGCGCGTTGGGCAAGCGTCGGCGGCTGGGCGGCGAGGCGCGCGCCCTGTACTCGGCGGGCCCGGTGTCCGTGACGTTCGGCGGCGACGTGAAGTTCGACCAGGTCAACGTGCCCAACGTGCTGCCCGAGCTCACGATGGACGACACGAAGCAGACCATCATCGGCGGCTTCGTGGACGCGGAGTACCGCCCGCTGGAGCGCGTGGTGGTGAGCGCGGGCGCCCGCTATGACCGCTACCAGATTCCCGAGCGCGTCTGGCGCGAGCGCACGGACCAGATTTCACCGCGCGCCAGCATCGTCTTCCACGCGGTGCCGGAGCTGCTCACGCTGCGCACCAACTACGGCCGCGCCTTCCGCGCGCCCACGCTGGCGGAGCTGGCCATCAACCAGCAGATGTACGCCTCCACGCTGGTGGGCAACGCGGGCCTGCGGGCGGAGACGCTCGACACCTTCGAGGCCTCGGTGGACTTCTGGCCCTTCGACCGGCGGGTGCGCCTGACGGGGACGGGCTTCTACAACGTGGCCAAGAACTTCATCAATCAGCAGCTCGTGTTCGGCTCGGTGTCGCAGTTCCGGAACATGGGCGACGCGCGCATCGCCGGCGCGGAGCTGGAGGCGGCCGCGCAGATTCCGTCCATCAACTCGTCCTTCGACGTGGCCTATCAGTTCCTCGACGCCAAGAACGTGCCCTTCGACGGCGGGGCCCGCACGCCGCTGGACTACGCGCCCACCCACCGCATCTACGCGCGCGGCCGCACCAACATCGGCAAGGTGGCCTTCGTGGAGCTCTACGCCCTCTTCGTGGGCTCGCGCTTCGACCCGGGCTTCCAGGTGGATGAGACGACGGGCCTGCCCAGCTCCCGCGTGGAGCTGCCCAGCTACCTCACCGCCAGCGCGCGGGTGGGCTTCAACGTCTACGACGGCATCTCCGTGTCGTTCCTGGGCTCCAACCTCTTCAACGCGGCGTACGAGGAGTCTCACGGCTTCCCCGTCGCGCCCCAATCCTTCTTCAGTGAAGTCAAGGTACGCTACTAG
- a CDS encoding serine/threonine-protein kinase: MDSQGSNAIISRLRVGTITHVRIAGVIDETFPLTSTSPELSGLLVVDLGRVERISSFGVRRWIEFAAKLPPGALGLYVVHAPPVVVDQLNMVEGFAGVARVLSLLAPYTCRTCNEDRMRVVNLVDEAQVIAEERAPEHACPVCSNPLEFADLPGEFFDYARRQQFGTVDPVVMRYLRASMPKEQPDLPQHLKIVQDDITFISLASTLKGDLNVRRLASGLEGRVAFDFSHVSKVEPEALPKLEQVLDTAAQGAQVVLCRLPPPALAVLARSAKLLPAKLATLWLPCECRSCGQVSHQRIQANAYLAQLRTQQTGLSNECPICGGAAQVPHMPQLQGFLARMQLTDRPLEDIEVLEPRALSQYLFGSTNIDPQANKGSPTDINNSLGSTKLNVIRRLGQGGMAEVFLAKQVGVKGFEKFVVMKKILPQFAQNPEFVDMLFAEARANARLTHPNVVQTFDVGVSDGVAYILMEYVRGPDLKRLVNELRRKGLALPLEHALRIVAEVAAGLHYAHAYVDPAGIPHPVVHRDVSPHNVLISLDGAIKLSDFGIAKVAGEEHTQAGVLKGKISYISPEAASGRTLDARNDVFALGVVLFELLTGQLPFRRDHDAATLNAIVREPAPVPSQLRPNIPQDVSDLILRALVKDPARRTASAAAMREEIEAVMAHHRLNSSPAAVAQFFKDTLGDRLVEYAPSSATGTGSHPRPVPSGSGTGSGDMAAPVDGKTPRPGTGSGPKPTASTSGSIPRVPGTGSGNVSAPPVPGTPPRPSPVASPPPRPAPVAARPATPPPVAPVRPPPPPVAPELPMLPDLDAGDRTEVVVLQPGANPPAAPPRPVAPAPRPSQPGHTAVPAPQRPSSVGIPAANVAPRPAPAPRPSSTAHPVPVAPPRVEPEVDADAAEPSNASTWKWAAIGGGALLVIAVVALVMLRGSGSVFVNLSEGEHVFVGGVRVEPGTKTLAVPSTGSLLISTAVNGKLRRFGTTTQREDIDVRTLADATPQSGTRGALSVATSSPGCEVKVDGTALPNRTPVTKSSIEAGRELEVVVNCAGSESTRWVLAVPGQEIVVTAR; this comes from the coding sequence GTGGATAGCCAGGGTTCCAACGCCATCATCAGCCGGCTCCGAGTGGGTACCATCACCCACGTCCGGATCGCCGGCGTCATCGACGAGACCTTCCCCCTGACGTCCACCAGCCCGGAGCTCAGCGGGCTTCTGGTCGTCGACCTGGGGAGGGTGGAGCGCATCAGCTCCTTCGGCGTTCGTCGGTGGATTGAGTTCGCCGCCAAGCTGCCGCCGGGCGCGCTGGGGCTCTACGTCGTCCACGCTCCGCCCGTCGTGGTGGACCAGCTCAACATGGTGGAGGGCTTCGCGGGCGTCGCGCGCGTGCTCTCCCTGCTCGCGCCGTACACGTGCCGCACCTGCAACGAAGACCGGATGCGGGTGGTGAACCTGGTCGACGAGGCGCAGGTCATCGCCGAGGAGCGCGCGCCCGAGCACGCCTGCCCCGTCTGCTCCAACCCGCTGGAGTTCGCGGACCTGCCGGGCGAGTTCTTCGACTACGCGCGCCGCCAGCAGTTCGGCACCGTGGACCCGGTGGTGATGCGCTACCTGCGCGCGAGCATGCCGAAGGAGCAGCCGGACCTTCCGCAGCACCTGAAAATCGTCCAGGACGACATCACCTTCATCTCGCTGGCGAGCACGCTCAAGGGCGACCTCAACGTGCGCCGGCTCGCCTCGGGCCTGGAGGGGCGCGTCGCGTTCGACTTCAGCCACGTGAGCAAGGTGGAGCCGGAGGCGCTGCCCAAGCTGGAGCAGGTGCTGGACACCGCCGCGCAGGGCGCGCAGGTGGTGCTCTGCCGGCTGCCTCCGCCGGCGCTGGCCGTGCTGGCGCGCTCGGCCAAGCTGTTGCCCGCGAAGCTGGCCACGCTGTGGCTGCCGTGTGAGTGCCGCAGCTGCGGTCAGGTCAGCCACCAGCGCATCCAGGCCAACGCGTACCTGGCGCAGCTGCGCACGCAGCAGACGGGCCTGTCCAACGAGTGCCCCATCTGTGGCGGCGCCGCGCAGGTGCCGCACATGCCCCAGCTCCAGGGGTTCCTGGCGCGGATGCAGCTGACGGACCGGCCGCTCGAGGACATCGAGGTGCTGGAGCCGCGCGCGCTCAGTCAGTACCTGTTCGGGTCCACCAACATCGACCCGCAGGCGAACAAGGGCTCGCCCACCGACATCAACAACTCGTTGGGCAGCACCAAGCTGAACGTCATCCGCCGGCTGGGGCAGGGCGGCATGGCGGAGGTCTTCCTCGCCAAGCAGGTCGGCGTGAAGGGCTTCGAGAAGTTCGTGGTGATGAAGAAGATCCTGCCGCAGTTCGCGCAGAACCCCGAGTTCGTGGACATGCTCTTCGCGGAGGCGCGCGCCAACGCGCGGCTGACGCACCCCAACGTCGTGCAGACCTTCGACGTGGGCGTGTCCGACGGGGTGGCGTACATCCTGATGGAGTACGTGCGCGGGCCGGACCTGAAGCGGCTGGTGAACGAGCTGCGCCGCAAGGGGCTGGCGCTGCCGCTGGAGCACGCGCTGCGAATCGTCGCGGAGGTGGCCGCGGGCCTGCACTACGCGCACGCGTACGTGGACCCGGCGGGCATCCCGCACCCCGTGGTGCACCGCGACGTCAGTCCGCACAACGTGCTCATCTCGCTGGACGGCGCCATCAAGCTCAGCGACTTCGGCATCGCCAAGGTGGCGGGCGAGGAGCACACGCAGGCGGGCGTGCTGAAGGGGAAGATTTCGTACATCTCCCCGGAGGCCGCGTCCGGGCGCACGCTGGACGCTCGCAACGACGTGTTCGCGTTGGGCGTGGTGCTCTTCGAGCTGCTCACCGGACAGCTTCCGTTCCGCAGGGACCACGACGCCGCCACGCTCAACGCCATCGTGCGCGAGCCGGCGCCGGTGCCCTCGCAGCTGCGGCCCAACATCCCGCAGGACGTCTCCGACCTCATCCTCCGCGCGCTGGTGAAGGACCCGGCGCGCCGCACGGCGTCCGCCGCGGCGATGCGCGAGGAGATCGAAGCGGTGATGGCGCACCACCGCCTGAACTCGTCTCCGGCGGCCGTGGCGCAGTTCTTCAAGGACACGCTCGGGGACCGGCTGGTGGAGTACGCGCCGTCGTCCGCGACGGGGACGGGCAGCCATCCGCGCCCGGTTCCCTCCGGGAGCGGCACGGGCAGCGGCGACATGGCCGCGCCGGTGGACGGCAAGACGCCGAGGCCGGGGACGGGCAGCGGCCCGAAGCCGACGGCCTCCACCAGTGGAAGCATCCCCCGTGTGCCGGGGACGGGCAGCGGCAACGTGTCCGCGCCCCCCGTGCCCGGGACTCCGCCGCGTCCGTCTCCCGTGGCCTCGCCGCCTCCTCGTCCCGCGCCGGTCGCCGCGCGTCCCGCGACGCCGCCTCCCGTGGCGCCCGTGCGTCCTCCTCCGCCTCCCGTCGCGCCCGAGCTGCCGATGCTCCCGGACCTGGACGCGGGGGACAGGACCGAGGTGGTGGTGCTCCAGCCGGGGGCCAATCCTCCCGCGGCGCCGCCGCGTCCCGTCGCGCCCGCGCCCAGGCCCTCGCAGCCGGGGCACACCGCGGTGCCGGCGCCGCAGCGTCCCTCGTCCGTGGGGATTCCCGCGGCGAACGTGGCGCCCAGGCCCGCGCCGGCGCCTCGTCCCTCCTCGACGGCGCACCCGGTCCCGGTCGCGCCTCCCCGCGTCGAGCCCGAGGTCGATGCCGATGCGGCGGAGCCCTCGAACGCCTCCACGTGGAAGTGGGCGGCCATCGGTGGTGGCGCGCTGCTGGTCATCGCGGTGGTGGCGCTGGTGATGCTGCGCGGCTCCGGCTCCGTGTTCGTGAACCTGTCGGAGGGTGAGCACGTGTTCGTCGGCGGTGTGCGGGTGGAGCCCGGCACCAAGACGCTCGCGGTGCCGTCCACCGGCTCGCTGCTCATCTCCACGGCGGTGAACGGCAAGCTGCGCCGGTTCGGCACGACGACGCAGCGCGAGGACATCGACGTGCGCACGCTGGCGGACGCCACGCCGCAGTCCGGGACGCGTGGGGCGCTGAGCGTGGCGACCAGCTCGCCGGGGTGTGAGGTGAAGGTGGATGGCACAGCGCTGCCCAACCGCACGCCGGTGACGAAGTCCTCCATCGAGGCGGGCAGGGAGCTGGAGGTGGTGGTGAACTGCGCGGGGAGCGAGAGCACGCGGTGGGTGCTCGCGGTGCCTGGGCAGGAGATTGTCGTGACGGCTCGCTAA
- a CDS encoding lantibiotic dehydratase has translation MKGWTLFPHLVVRATGFPFDWLERLGCPESARQARALEAERRALDALRAQGPRVHRPPRELLSALKAGRPVDTEGLEAPERFADWNTRARAAQEAEAALASALERELPAVETQMEALCREPRFLEAVASSSPPVARDLLAKREGSRLRRQVASYLQRLCAKNETMGFFGPINYGRVDAQAPTGVTLRWSGPETLVGRNTFAASWLVQGLVRAIAFDPDIASWLVPRRKAFAEMPARKAGPTPESVEELLPRIVELADGTRTLAALASSLGVAPGMAREALRLGCDKALLTHQLEVPSAVHHPVDDLAQRVAALPGAGARRHVEGLSTLLELMGRYGAADAGGKMALQEAFARKAKELWGVAPPTERGPASESHNFYQDRLPLREECGGDLRLEVGGERARELGARLEPALAWMAEAAWRTRDAAREAVARKVGSRTVPFWKVAAAAADLPVPLDTTVAELLAKSIPDAAARSVELGAVERPSWDAARTLPLVTSVDLLVGATDVEAWGRGDYTLVMGDIHDTALVWGWALQFHPSRAKVESEMVRALGALSRSVPLVTVLPSRRTGLLPSEFPGPVVELGGVSSHASAWRIPLDDLFVESDGKSARLVSKRLGSEVCLYNGELESAVHTAFSLPRIRPLKVSLGEHTPRVTMGGVVVQREQWRLDAAACEALLACKDDRARLRVAVGLWDARGLPPCVFAKFKGERKPVLVDVRSPPLLRVFLNLLEQKEEVLLSEMLPGPEQLWLRGPSGRHTVELRCTLMSGAPSVTREEER, from the coding sequence ATGAAGGGCTGGACCCTCTTCCCCCACCTCGTCGTTCGCGCGACAGGCTTCCCGTTCGACTGGCTGGAGCGGCTGGGGTGTCCGGAGTCGGCGCGCCAGGCGCGCGCCCTCGAGGCGGAGCGGCGTGCATTGGACGCGCTGCGTGCCCAGGGCCCGCGTGTGCACCGGCCTCCCCGGGAGCTGCTCTCCGCTCTCAAGGCGGGCCGGCCCGTCGACACCGAGGGCCTGGAGGCACCCGAGCGCTTCGCCGACTGGAACACGCGCGCCCGCGCGGCGCAGGAGGCGGAGGCCGCCCTCGCGTCGGCGCTGGAGCGGGAGCTGCCGGCGGTGGAGACGCAGATGGAGGCGCTGTGCCGCGAGCCGCGCTTCCTGGAGGCGGTGGCCAGCTCCAGTCCCCCCGTGGCCAGGGACCTGCTCGCGAAGCGCGAGGGCTCTCGGCTGCGCAGGCAGGTGGCGAGCTACCTCCAGCGGCTGTGCGCGAAGAACGAGACGATGGGCTTCTTCGGTCCCATCAACTACGGCCGGGTGGATGCACAGGCGCCCACGGGCGTGACGCTGCGCTGGTCCGGGCCCGAGACGCTGGTGGGGCGCAACACCTTCGCGGCGTCGTGGCTGGTGCAGGGGCTGGTGCGCGCGATTGCCTTCGACCCGGACATCGCCTCGTGGCTGGTGCCGCGCCGCAAGGCCTTCGCGGAGATGCCCGCGCGCAAGGCGGGGCCGACGCCGGAGAGCGTGGAGGAGCTGCTGCCGCGAATCGTGGAGCTGGCAGATGGGACGCGCACGCTGGCGGCGCTCGCGTCCTCGCTCGGCGTGGCGCCCGGCATGGCGCGCGAGGCGCTGCGGCTCGGCTGTGACAAGGCGCTGCTCACGCACCAGCTCGAGGTCCCGTCCGCGGTGCACCACCCCGTGGACGACCTGGCCCAGCGGGTCGCCGCGCTGCCGGGCGCGGGCGCGCGTCGTCACGTCGAGGGGCTGAGCACGCTGCTGGAGTTGATGGGGCGCTACGGCGCGGCCGACGCGGGCGGGAAGATGGCGCTGCAGGAGGCCTTCGCGCGCAAGGCGAAGGAGCTGTGGGGCGTGGCGCCGCCGACGGAGCGAGGCCCCGCGTCCGAGTCCCACAACTTCTACCAGGACCGTCTGCCGCTGCGGGAGGAGTGCGGCGGAGACCTGCGGCTGGAGGTCGGCGGTGAGCGCGCGCGGGAGCTGGGCGCGCGCTTGGAGCCGGCGCTCGCGTGGATGGCGGAGGCGGCGTGGCGCACCCGTGACGCGGCCCGTGAGGCGGTGGCTCGGAAGGTGGGCTCGCGCACGGTGCCCTTCTGGAAGGTGGCGGCCGCAGCCGCGGACCTGCCGGTGCCGCTGGACACGACGGTGGCGGAGCTGCTCGCGAAGTCCATCCCCGACGCGGCCGCGCGGTCCGTCGAGCTGGGCGCGGTGGAGCGTCCGTCGTGGGACGCGGCGAGGACGCTGCCGCTCGTCACCTCCGTGGACCTGCTGGTGGGCGCCACGGACGTGGAGGCCTGGGGGCGGGGCGACTACACGCTGGTGATGGGAGACATCCACGACACGGCGCTCGTGTGGGGCTGGGCGCTCCAGTTCCATCCGTCGCGCGCGAAGGTGGAGAGCGAGATGGTGCGCGCACTCGGGGCGCTGTCGCGCTCCGTGCCGTTGGTGACGGTGTTGCCGTCGCGGCGCACGGGGCTGTTGCCCTCCGAGTTCCCGGGGCCGGTGGTGGAGCTGGGCGGCGTGAGCTCCCATGCGTCCGCGTGGCGAATCCCGTTGGATGACCTGTTCGTCGAGAGCGATGGCAAGAGCGCGCGCCTCGTGTCGAAGCGGCTGGGCTCCGAGGTCTGCCTCTACAACGGCGAGCTGGAGAGCGCGGTGCACACGGCGTTCTCGCTGCCTCGCATCCGGCCGTTGAAGGTGTCCCTGGGAGAGCACACGCCCCGGGTGACGATGGGCGGCGTGGTGGTGCAGCGCGAGCAGTGGAGGTTGGATGCGGCGGCGTGTGAGGCGCTGCTGGCGTGCAAGGACGACCGCGCGAGGCTGCGTGTCGCGGTGGGCCTGTGGGATGCGCGGGGACTTCCTCCGTGTGTCTTCGCGAAGTTCAAGGGCGAGCGCAAACCGGTGCTGGTGGACGTGCGCAGTCCGCCGCTGCTGCGCGTCTTCCTCAACCTGCTGGAGCAGAAGGAGGAGGTCCTCCTCTCGGAGATGTTGCCCGGGCCGGAGCAGCTCTGGCTGCGAGGGCCTTCGGGCCGTCACACGGTGGAGCTGCGCTGCACGCTGATGTCGGGCGCTCCCTCCGTCACGCGGGAGGAGGAGCGATGA